A portion of the Salarias fasciatus chromosome 15, fSalaFa1.1, whole genome shotgun sequence genome contains these proteins:
- the gjb7 gene encoding gap junction beta-7 protein, whose protein sequence is MNWGFLENVLSGVNRYSTAVGRVWLSVVFLFRILVYVAAAEQVWKDEQRDFVCNTQQPGCENACFDHFFPISQIRLWALQLIMVSTPSLLVALHVAYREHREAKHGRRLYRDKGSIDGGLFCTYVVSLLFKTAFEVGSLLAFHFLYHGFGVPIMLRCSQEPCPNTVDCFISKATEKRVFLYIMGVTSVLCTALNLAELLYIVWKQLWKCLMRRYVPVEGGAPGRARRSVSSVSSPAPADATANTVNAADVERCGPQAAPADGNQPVQS, encoded by the coding sequence ATGAACTGGGGCTTCCTGGAGAACGTCCTGAGCGGGGTCAACCGCTACTCCACGGCGGTGGGGCGCGTGTGGCTGTCGGTGGTCTTCCTCTTCAGGATCCTGGTGTACGTGGCGGCGGCCGAGCAGGTGTGGAAGGACGAGCAGAGGGACTTCGTGTGCAACACGCAGCAGCCCGGCTGCGAGAACGCCTGCTTCGACCACTTCTTCCCCATCTCGCAGATCCGCCTGTGGGCGCTGCAGCTCATCATGGTGTCCACGCCCTCGCTGCTGGTGGCGCTGCACGTGGCGTACCGGGAGCACCGCGAGGCCAAGCACGGCCGCAGGCTGTACCGCGACAAGGGCAGCATCGACGGCGGCCTGTTCTGCACCTACGTGGTCAGCCTGCTCTTCAAGACGGCCTTCGAGGTGGGCTCGCTGCTGGCCTTCCACTTCCTGTACCACGGCTTCGGCGTTCCCATCATGCTGCGCTGCAGCCAGGAGCCCTGCCCCAACACGGTGGACTGCTTCATCTCCAAGGCCACCGAGAAGAGGGTGTTCCTCTACATCATGGGCGTCACCTCCGTCCTGTGCACCGCCCTCAACCTGGCCGAGCTGCTCTACATCGTGTGGAAGCAGCTGTGGAAGTGCCTGATGAGGAGGTACGTCCCGGTGGAGGGCGGCGCTCCGGGCCGCGCCCGCCGCTCCGTTTCCTCCGTCAGCAGCCCGGCGCCGGCTGATGCCACCGCAAACACCGTCAACGCCGCCGACGTGGAGCGCTGCGGCCCGCAGGCTGCACCTGCTGACGGGAACCAGCCCGTCCAGTCCTGA
- the znf292b gene encoding zinc finger protein 292b, whose translation MADDEAEQDRSTAGQTDRAILELRERLQRLQEGVAGDAAGGPVQSSSEYCQEFCRTLLEYAGRWKVEEDPLPLVEVYIVGLLSYAQASQYLSLQCENVPLVAERLSLSFLELLLSLKDVPDGVWQQFKLSVQFAHSKLEENGMSQLSLLSTLGQYDGVWTSSVLQSLLSDQSLQPDDVERFLVQEGPVLLEMRVKQLMKEQQLVKAARLAKTCAEALGLQGKGPFKQIYLVCLCATSEQDQLMEQLAKEDCREVLEMICNLESEGDDRAAFSLCSAFLTRQLLQGDTYCAWELTLFWSKLLKRLEPSEQTFLNSCRQMSLISKTVYHILFLIKVIQSEVDDAGLPVCIEMCMRALRMDTDDGNMKATVCKTVSCLLPNDLEVKRACQLTEFLLEPTVDSYYAVETLYNEPDQKLEEESMPIPNSLRCDLLLVFKTQWPFDPEFWDWKTLKRHCLALMGEEASIVSSIDLLNDTESPEEDEDFQSLKEFDNIPSHLIEGTYDLDDMTDKKRKNREMKKLREKGFISARFRNWQAYMQYCVLCDKEFLGHRIVRHAQIHQSGGIYTCPICAQTFSSKDTLIPHVTSHVKQSCKERLTAMKTSRRLAESKTAAPVVAALTHNAQTQNGLLKNDDSSDQKTTSIPSVKATACQGSADVCEGNVCPVGTCRRSFKFLKNLIAHVKTHRDDDEAKTFLEMQSKKVICQYCRRHFISVTHLNNHLQVHCGAKPYICIQLNCKASFLSNAELLVHKKTHSFFRARCMFPNCGKIFNEAFRLYDHEAQHYKTFTCKVADCGKVFHSQQQLDLHQQKHVAEEESSESLEQPTQIKKPGPSLIEQMLRSPPSSSNQGSFQSNWNAGSADHRDPVRQPTSIEELLRSPPKPLETVGQHGVNPKPQNTSCPSGHAQSLNNSVIQSVHSHLSETTGLRDDPGGSSFDYVRPPQQNQPAPPLEAHIGNVLQSQPQMYPNTVNNAALNYSHVSNLPLPVHQGPVCSTNTGLSTAPQALNSTKPQPVSQPLPPTVNSQQLTGNKSENLVSSSSSTGPPPGLRERFHCALETCIRHYSTPRSVSKHMKAVHPDFYEQWKLARTKFKITYAPAPKTQIVGNVSSAALVQNQKASREAVQAVQRQNVIQSPPYANMTTGSNFNSQNLLPSPALSGSVLMSDVLNHIVVSQLRSDGIQDTAQSQSSDGQNWQTLAGGEQSLKCPPSIIYPPGLQAVPQASPACVPLPPTSPSCSMMAAGLSRPAESLQSPLLDSRNQPLLPQHVSDAKEMLPQVEAFPPYAVQMQSSQAPVSQTPEEANAIQNHLQPSFPSAVGENQNNVNSHYPNGLFMPENGPDKPARKSRRPKWPAIVKDGKFVCCRCFREFDNPRSLGGHLSKRAVCKPYDELELNTDLPRSFLDLLHSEQTGNVPQSQMSYNGTAAAVYQEKPHMSVTAAPSAATNDYSAPSYSQDDLPAYGSDEADDIFRQIMAESSASDLFLQSPPAQTLFQNRCPPFGATLPGSSVIQHTENVQLKQEDNLYSTHYPQTNIDTFTGNKFPNPLLTQMLTGNPSTAIPGSAPLNHTAAGEVHSKGYHSRTAVQTPDTAPPPLTQALLPDRQRAPPTGSNSAEAERKTAEQDIKKRLREQILSGDFQRRNGIFHSGSADQNPSSISLGPPGNSPDNSALKPTVRSANSDSTSKGKIHHEKCAIMPGTSGEIEQLLKTQSFTHFRDGAIQQQEVLSPMGTVANEPDSEPAQLSASQQRSMSEIQCAFEKLDLIRERADQMKQANSTNGVNKEQRAAAKTKPRKLVQSDLIKPYHCESEGCTLSFMTGDTLWRHLAKVHNYTLEMVNVVKKRLGLYAPFKCQKCPKAFTRNSNLRIHYQSAHKLSFEEIADLDMMRRNTKVTDSVTVVNQTVGTNQATPAAATAATHSSTDSHMHPYFGQDAVKQECIPQGLMPCPNIANEKSQEDNRSSVICSLQAAPMHNQPMPMTVPASQSAQTGTAAPQWPQAHPGNQPKIPPVSQAAVPPNPVQSAPQLVNGLHPVKQSVSSTPVVIKPSVDATKKVKERKPKSGDSTSRYRPYCCVHQGCVAAFTIQHNLILHYRAVHQSALSALEVNREQDQCEEACETTNEEEEEAEMEYPHISEFRCQVKDCCCVFQFVPNLFQHYVQLHKFPLDKIISILTSITLGKFTCGHQGCTESFTNFWKFIKHVKEMHKDIKFAKPESFVSFKCEIEGCDRSYATKSNLLRHTMKKHQDLSQPKLKNQDIKEEPVKQSSKTLHYPIPKTSNGKENIESNKKLLSRARHTKRAPKSKISHWAKYGKPSLKSKVEASAMCTKKSTLQYPCMIKGCESVMKSERHIVKHYIGHGLSAKYLEQQRSHFIFCKKFPKQRCRHVRTDDSKSDNTSDLSDSEPAPEAAVEAGGGGENDSVQPILRRRATSINPIVLIRKMSSESTNGTVILKRKRGRPKKFLDKIVKRKKIRLAKADAVTNKTDAVFPAKDDVSREEAGEEAGEETAPLSSFKPMGFEVSFLKFLERSNQPGPPLTVPRDAWRNLSGPHVADTCVWFSNPGNLKPLGRVRIHFDAAFASVSGLMLKQLQGMQPAVVLTKTV comes from the exons tggAGCGGTTCCTGGTGCAGGAGGGCCCGGTGCTGCTGGAGATGAGGGTGAAGCAGCtgatgaaggagcagcagctggtgaaGGCCGCCCGGCTGGCTAAGACCTGCGCCGAGGCTCTCGGCCTCCAGGGGAAGGGCCCCTTCAAGCAGATCTACCTGGTCTGCCTCTGCGCCACGTCGGAGCAGGACCAGCTCATGGAGCAG CTTGCGAAGGAGGACTGCAGAGAAGTGCTGGAGATGATCTGTAACCTGGAGTCTGAAGGAGACGACCGGGCAGCGTTCAGCCTCTGCTCAGCCTTTCTGACCCGCCAGCTTCTGCAAGGAGACACCTACTGCGCCTG GGAGCTGACGCTGTTTTGGAGCAAGCTGCTGAAGCGACTGGAGCCTTCAGAGCAGACCTTCCTCAACAGCTGCCGCCAGATGTCGCTGATCTCCAAAACCGTTTACcacatcctcttcctcatcaaGGTCATCCAGTCAGAG GTTGACGACGCTGGCTTACCTGTGTGCATCGAAATGTGCATGAGGGCTCTGCGGATGGACACCGACGACGGGAATATGAAAGCCACTGTATGTAAAACTGTTTCCTGTCTGCTCCCAAACGACCTGGAAGTGAAGCGAGCTTGTCAGCTGACGGAATTCCTCCTGGAGCCCACGGTGGACTCGTACTACGCCGTAGAGACTCTTTACAATGAGCCGGatcagaagctggaggaggagagcatgCCCATTCCCAACTCGCTACGCTGTGACCTCCTGCTGGTCTTCAAAACCCAGTGGCCCTTCGACCCCGAGTTTTGGgactggaaaacactgaaacgcCACTGCTTGGCACTAATGGGCGAAGAAGCCTCGATAGTGTCGTCTATCGACTTGCTGAATGACACGGAAAGCCCCGAAGAAGACGAGGACTTTCAGAGTCTCAAGGAGTTTGATAATATCCCCAGTCACTTGATCGAGGGCACGTACGACCTTGACGATATGACGGACAAGAAACGGAAgaacagagaaatgaagaaactgAGGGAGAAGGGTTTTATATCTGCCAGGTTTAGGAACTGGCAGGCCTACATGCAATACTGTGTGTTATGTGACAAAGAGTTTCTTGGCCACAGGATTGTGCGTCACGCGCAGATCCACCAAAGCGGAGGCATATACACCTGCCCCATATGTGCCCAAACCTTCAGTTCTAAAGACACTTTGATTCCCCACGTCACCTCGCACGTGAAGCAGTCCTGCAAGGAAAGGCTGACGGCGATGAAAACCAGCAGGCGGCTGGCCGAGTCCAAAACGGCTGCCCCCGTCGTTGCGGCGTTGACCCACAATGCCCAAACACAAAACGGACTTCTCAAAAACGACGACTCGTCAGACCAGAAGACGACCTCGATTCCTAGCGTCAAAGCCACGGCATGTCAAGGCAGCGCAGACGTCTGCGAAGGGAACGTCTGCCCTGTGGGAACGTGCCGGAGAAGCTTCAAGTTCTTAAAAAATCTGATTGCACATGTTAAAACCCACAGGGACGACGACGAGGCCAAGACGTtcctggagatgcagagcaagAAGGTGATTTGCCAGTACTGCCGTCGCCACTTCATTAGCGTCACCCACCTCAACAACCACCTGCAGGTCCACTGCGGGGCCAAGCCGTACATCTGTATCCAGCTGAACTGCAAGGCCAGCTTCCTGTCCAACGCTGAACTCCTCGTACATAAAAAGACGCACTCGTTTTTCAGAGCTAGATGCATGTTCCCAAACTGTGGGAAAATCTTCAACGAGGCGTTTAGGCTGTACGACCATGAGGCCCAACATTATAAAACGTTTACATGCAAAGTTGCAGACTGTGGAAAGGTGTTCCactcgcagcagcagctggatttgCATCAGCAGAAGCACGTTGCCGAAGAGGAGAGTTCTGAGAGTTTGGAGCAGCCGACGCAAATTAAGAAACCTGGTCCGTCACTCATAGAACAGATGCTGCGcagtccaccttcctcctccaacCAAGGAAGCTTCCAGAGCAACTGGAACGCTGGAAGTGCCGACCATAGAGATCCTGTGAGGCAGCCGACGTCCATAGAGGAATTGCTTAGATCTCCACCAAAGCCCCTGGAGACAGTGGGTCAACATGGAGTCAACCCAAAACCACAAAATACAAGTTGTCCCTCTGGTCATGCTCAAAGCTTAAACAATTCGGTCATTCAGTCTGTACATTCCCACCTGTCGGAAACAACGGGACTCCGAGATGATCCCGGTGGTTCCTCTTTTGACTATGTGAGGCCCCCCCAACAGAATCAGCCAGCACCTCCGCTTGAAGCCCATATTGGAAATGTCCTGCAGAGCCAGCCACAAATGTACCCAAATACTGTCAATAACGCAGCCCTTAACTACAGTCATGTCAGTAACTTGCCGTTGCCAGTTCATCAAGGGCCGGTGTGTAGCACTAATACTGGCCTGTCAACAGCTCCACAGGCGCTGAACTCAACAAAACCCCAACCAGTGTCCCAACCTCTCCCCCCGACAGTGAACTCTCAGCAGCTTACAGGGAACAAATCTGAGAACCTTGttagctcctccagcagcaccggCCCCCCTCCAGGGCTGAGAGAGCGATTCCACTGTGCTTTGGAGACGTGCATACGACACTACAGCACTCCCAGGAGCGTTAGCAAACACATGAAAGCTGTTCACCCAGATTTCTATGAGCAATGGAAGCTCGCTCGAACTAAATTCAAGATCACTTATGCACCAGCACCAAAGACCCAGATTGTGGGGAACGTGAGCTCGGCCGCCTTGGTTCAGAACCAGAAGGCCAGCAGAGAAGCGGTCCAAGCAGTTCAGAGGCAGAATGTTATTCAGTCGCCTCCTTATGCTAACATGACCACAGGTTCAAATTTCAACAGCCAGAATTTGTTACCTTCACCTGCCCTCAGTGGCTCAGTTCTCATGTCAGATGTTCTGAATCATATTGTCGTTTCCCAGCTAAGAAGTGATGGAATCCAAGACACTGCACAGTCACAGTCGTCGGACGGTCAGAATTGGCAAACACTTGCAGGAGGCGAGCAAAGTCTGAAATGTCCCCCCTCTATAATCTACCCTCCCGGTTTGCAGGCAGTGCCGCAAGCCAGTCCAGCATGTGTCCCTCTACCTCCCACCAGCCCCTCCTGCTCTATGATGGCAGCAGGTCTGAGCAGACCAGCCGAGTCCTTGCAGTCACCACTGCTTGACAGTAGGAACCAGCCACTCCTTCCCCAGCATGTCAGTGATGCAAAGGAGATGCTGCCGCAGGTCGAAGCCTTTCCGCCGTACGCGGTGCAGATGCAAAGTAGTCAAGCACCCGTTTCACAGACACCGGAGGAAGCAAACGCCATTCAGAATCATTTACAGCCTAGTTTTCCTTCCGCTGTCGGTGAAAACCAGAACAACGTTAACAGCCACTATCCGAACGGTCTGTTCATGCCTGAAAACGGCCCTGACAAGCCAGCCCGTAAAAGCAGAAGGCCGAAATGGCCCGCGATTGTCAAAGATGGCAAATTTGTTTGTTGTAGGTGTTTTAGAGAATTCGATAACCCCAGATCTCTCGGGGGCCATTTATCTAAGCGTGCAGTTTGCAAACCGTACGATGAATTAGAACTGAACACAGACTTACCAAGATCATTCCTTGATCTTCTCCACTCAGAACAGACGGGTAACGTCCCTCAATCACAGATGTCCTACAATGgtactgctgcagctgtttatCAGGAGAAGCCACATATGTCAGTGactgctgctccttcagcagcaacaAACGATTATTCTGCCCCCAGTTACTCGCAAGATGACTTGCCAGCATATGGGAGTGATGAAGCAGACGATATTTTCCGGCAAATAATGGCAGAGTCCAGTGCgtctgatttgtttttgcagtCACCTCCTGCTCAGACATTGTTCCAAAACCGCTGCCCTCCCTTTGGCGCCACTTTACCAGGTAGCTCAGTAATACAGCACACAGAAAACGTCCAGCTGAAGCAAGAAGACAACCTCTACAGCACCCATTATCCTCAGACAAACATCGATACATTTACTGGAAACAAATTCCCAAACCCACTTCTTACCCAAATGCTCACAGGAAACCCTTCTACTGCCATTCCAGGTAGCGCTCCCCTAAATCACACTGCTGCCGGGGAAGTCCATAGCAAAGGGTATCACTCCAGGACAGCCGTCCAGACACCCGACACAGCCCCACCTCCACTCACACAAGCACTGTTACCCGATCGTCAACGCGCTCCACCAACAGGTAGTAATTCTGCTGAGGCGGAGCGTAAAACAGCTGAACAAGATATTAAAAAAAGGCTGCGTGAGCAGATTTTATCAGGCGACTTTCAACGTAGAAATGGCATTTTTCATTCTGGCAGCGCTGACCAAAATCCTAGTTCCATTTCTCTGGGTCCCCCCGGCAACTCTCCTGATAATTCAGCTTTGAAGCCAACAGTGAGAAGCGCAAACAGTGACTCGACAAGTAAAGGGAAAAtccatcatgaaaaatgtgCAATTATGCCTGGGACCTCAGGAGAAATCGAACaactgctgaaaacacaaagctttacGCATTTCAGAGATGGTGCTATCCAACAGCAGGAGGTGCTGAGTCCCATGGGCACTGTGGCAAATGAGCCAGACTCTGAACCAGCTCAGTTATCAGCCAGTCAGCAACGATCCATGTCAGAAATTCAGTGTGCATTTGAAAAGCTCGATTTGATCAGAGAAAGAGCTGATCAGATGAAGCAAGCTAATTCCACTAACGGTGTCAATAAAGAGCAAAGAGCAGCAGCAAAGACTAAACCGCGTAAATTGGTGCAGTCAGACTTAATCAAGCCGTATCACTGTGAGAGTGAAGGCTGCACACTGAGTTTCATGACTGGGGACACGCTTTGGAGGCACCTCGCTAAAGTTCACAATTACACTCTTGAGATGGTGAATGTGGTTAAGAAAAGGTTAGGCCTGTATGCTCCCTTCAAGTGCCAGAAGTGTCCCAAGGCGTTTACTCGAAATTCAAACCTTCGTATTCACTACCAGTCTGCCCACAAATTGTCCTTTGAGGAGATTGCAGATTTAGATATGATGCGCAGGAATACTAAAGTTACTGATTCTGTCACTGTTGTAAACCAGACTGTTGGCACCAACCAGGCAACACCTGCAGCAGCTACAGCAGCTACTCACTCCTCCACAGACAGTCACATGCACCCTTATTTTGGCCAAGATGCAGTGAAACAGGAGTGCATTCCACAGGGCCTGATGCCTTGCCCAAACATAGCGAATGAAAAATCTCAAGAGGACAATCGCTCCTCAGTCATTTGTTCCCTGCAAGCTGCTCCCATGCACAACCAACCAATGCCTATGACAGTACCTGCCAGCCAGTCAGCTCAGACAGGGACGGCAGCACCTCAGTGGCCACAAGCTCACCCAGGAAACCAGCCCAAAATCCCCCCAGTGAGCCAAGCTGCTGTTCCTCCCAACCCGGTTCAATCTGCCCCACAGCTGGTCAACGGGCTTCATCCTGTCAAACAGTCAGTGTCCAGTACGCCAGTAGTAATTAAGCCCAGTGTGGACGCCACCAAGaaggtgaaagagagaaagccCAAGTCGGGGGACTCCACGAGTCGGTACAGACCGTACTGCTGTGTCCATCAGGGCTGTGTGGCGGCCTTCACCATCCAGCATAACCTCATCCTTCACTACAGGGCCGTACATCAGTCTGCTCTGTCGGCCCTGGAGGTCAACCGAGAGCAGGACCAGTGTGAAGAAGCGTGTGAGACCACgaacgaagaggaggaagaggcagagatGGAGTACCCCCACATTTCGGAGTTCCGTTGCCAAGTCAAAGATTGCTGCTGCGTGTTCCAGTTTGTTCCCAACCTGTTCCAGCATTACGTCCAGCTGCACAAATTCCCCCTCGACAAGATCATCAGCATCTTAACCAGCATAACGCTTGGCAAGTTTACCTGCGGCCACCAGGGATGCACGGAGTCCTTCACTAATTTCTGGAAATTCATAAAACACGTCAAAGAAATGCATAAAGATATAAAGTTCGCCAAGCCTGAATCGTTCGTTTCATTTAAGTGTGAAATCGAGGGCTGCGACCGTTCGTACGCCACAAAGTCGAACCTTCTCCGGCACACCATGAAAAAGCATCAGGACCTGTCCCAGCCCAAACTGAAGAACCAAGACATCAAAGAAGAACCTGTCAAACAGAGCTCAAAGACCTTACATTACCCCATCCCGAAAACAAGTAACGGTAAAGAAAACATCGAGAGCAACAAGAAGCTCTTGTCCAGGGCGCGCCACACAAAACGAGCTCCGAAGTCAAAGATCAGCCACTGGGCTAAATATGGGAAGCCATCCTTGAAATCTAAAGTAGAAGCATCGGCAATGTGCACAAAGAAGTCTACTCTGCAGTACCCCTGCATGATCAAAGGCTGCGAGTCGGTCATGAAGTCGGAGCGGCACATCGTGAAGCACTACATCGGCCACGGACTGTCGGCAAAGtacctggagcagcagaggagccacTTCATATTCTGTAAGAAGTTCCCCAAGCAGCGGTGCCGCCATGTCAGGACTGACGACTCCAAATCGGACAACACCTCGGACCTCTCGGACAGCGAGCCGGCGCCAGAGGCGGCCGTGGaagcaggaggcggcggcgagAATGACTCTGTTCAGCCTATTCTGCGCAGAAGGGCCACCTCCATAAACCCCATCGTGTTGATCCGCAAAATGTCAAGCGAGAGCACCAACGGCACCGTGATACTCAAACGCAAGCGAGGTCGCCCCAAAAAGTTCCTGGACAAAATAGTGAAGCGTAAGAAGATCCGACTGGCCAAAGCCGACGCGGTGACGAACAAGACCGACGCCGTGTTTCCCGCGAAGGACGATGTGTCGCGCGAGGAGGCGGGCGAGGAGGCGGGCGAGGAGACCgcccctctgtcctccttcaAACCGATGGGATTCGAAGTGTCCTTCTTAAAGTTCCTGGAGCGGTCCAACCAACCGGGACCACCGCTGACCGTCCCGAGGGACGCCTGGAGGAACCTGTCCGGCCCGCACGTCGCCGACACCTGTGTCTGGTTCAGCAACCCCGGGAACCTGAAGCCTCTGGGGAGGGTCCGGATCCACTTCGACGCGGCCTTCGCCAGCGTGTCGGGCCTCatgttgaagcagctgcagggcaTGCAGCCGGCCGTGGTGTTGACCAAGACGGTCTGA